The following is a genomic window from Solanum lycopersicum chromosome 6, SLM_r2.1.
actttgatgatctagaagaatttaagatacatataaatgaattgttagaaaataattacatacaaaaaagcaatagtaaacatacaagtccagcatttatagtaataaaacacagtgaacaaaaaagaggtaaaagtagaatggtcatagattatcgtaatctaaatgctaaaactaaaacatacaattatccgataccaaataaaatactaaaaataagacaaatacaaggatataattattttagcaaattttactgcaaatcaggattttaccacctaaaactagaagaagaatccaaacaattaacagcattcacagtaccgcaaggtttctatgaatggaacgttttaccttttggatataaaaatgcaccaggtagattccaacattttatggataactgttttaaccaactagaaaaatgtattgtatatatagatgacatattgttatattctagaacacaagatgaacatataagattattggaaaaatttatacatatagtaaaaaatacaggtataagtttgagtaaaagaaaagcagaaattatgaaatcacaaatagaatttctaggaatacaaatagataaaaatggaataaaaatgcaaactcatatagtacaaaaaataattactattgatgaaaatatagataaaaaaaaattacaatcttttctaggattagtaaaccaggtaagagaatatataccaaaattagcagaacatttaaaaccactaCATAAagaacttaaaaaagatgtagaatatcattttgataataaagataaaaaacatataaaaattattaagaatctatgtaaaaaattaccaaaattatattttcctgatgaaaataaaacatttacttacattgttgaaacagattcgagtgatcatagttacggaggagttttaaaatacaaatatgaaaaagaaaaaatagaacaccattgtagatattattcaggatcttatacagaagcacagataaaatgggaaataaatagaaaagaatttataaatgtttattagcatttgaaccatatattgtttacaataaatttattgtaagaatagataacacacaggtaaaatggtggataacaaaaaaattagaagattcagttacaacaaaagaaataaggagattagtattgaatatattaaattttacatttacaattgaagtaattaagACTGACAAGAACCTTGTTGCAGactacctatcaagaaaaaggaactcaAACTGAACAagatacaatagaagaaatactcaaagcaATTACTACGCTTTCTACGAAGGTGGACAGTATGggaaaagagttacaaaatctgaaagctaacagtcagcagcatgactctaaaaatgcggagctacgtcgttcggcggacggtaaaaagccagaactagaaggagacgttgggaaactccataaaacccatgacaatgtttgtttaaatgcagctacagcaagcacatctacaacaaaaggagccagtggaataagatatacaaatttaaatatgaacaaaatcttcgataaaccatttattccaaagaaccaaaaagactcattatttataccaccacaaatacatacttactcagaaagtttacaccaagataaaaaagcctacaaccacataacccgctcatatattgaaaacctttataaaatccaaaattatttaaactcaacacctagatctccaactaccaaagaccctaatactgattttataacccaaaagctacaaggatataataagttaatagcacaaccaggcaccaatgcaaatctagtaaaaacatgttatagttatggattacttaatacagtttatacccaaacaggagatgaaatatctaccataccagagctatacaaagcctttatgaactataaaagaattactaaaggaacattgttttatataaagttttattcagcaccagcagagatattatttgatgagataaaaccaattatacaagttataaaaattggtttgacaagagatatgataattccagaagatatcggaatacaacaagaaatacaaaagattgagataccaGAATTCTACGCCAACAAAAGAGTTATAGGAATAGCAActatcctaaatgaactaactaacaattatttaaacggaaattcagtatggagctattatgtacgagagcaagttatgatatattcaaattctaaagaaatcAGAGAACAAGATATGGAAGAGATACGCCAATGGATACTTAGTCTACTCAAGCCAGagcaaaaaccaacaacaagagcattaaggaaagggtttatttcggaagaattattgacaagatattgcaaaattattggacaaaaataccccgaccatatatgttcaaaatgtcaaggagaagataatgtcataccagacgttcaaatcgaataaaaaaaagagtattttgtattttttattttgttaaaattttgtgtcggctgaatatcagccatatgtaaaaagtaatagtttttatttttgtcgtgttgtgtcggctgtaaaaagccaactgtaaaagtcataaataaaatattgtgtatgtcggccataaataaagaagaggccattatgtaaagtagtaatagtaagtattttgttttcttgtgtcggccgaatataaagaggccaagtgtaaagtatgtgtcggccatttttggccaaaagtctgtaaattttgtgtataaatagagggtttcccctcataaataaaatcatcaatccttcatctaacaatcttctctctactctctaCTCTCAATTTATAAATCCGCTTCCACCCCCTCCATTGACATCATATCATTGTAAGGCAGATAGGTTATTGATAACCAACCTTAAATCATTCAATCGTAAGCATAatctaaaaatcaaataatcaaGACATTCAATTGTTTCATCATACCACACCTACTTAATCTAATTTCAAAACATACTTCAATTTcacttcatcaccaagtacaagccatcacaattgaagtaaaggtttagTATATCAAGGACTTACCCAATCTCCTTCAATATCCATCATCATGGTCTTACTATCAACCAACCAATTTCATCCAATAATAGGTGTAGTGACATCATTGAATAGTCATTAATACAATACTAGATCAATTACATCATCACTATCccaattaacttcaattcataacctagggttaggggaagTAGGGTTCATCAtaaattcttcaagaaatatatCCAAACCCAACAATACATTACCCTAGGCAGTCCATAgatgaattagaatagataaagAAAGTCTAACATTCGAtacattcatcaatttataaTCAAGATCCAAGGTTTGGGTACATTGGTGAAAAGGAATTGATatacatgaaattaaataaattaacatcaattaaaaaaCAATCTACACTTAATTATTTATAGACAATCACAATTTAttatcaatttgaagtttagaagaaaacccattagaatAGGAAAACCAtggaattgggtgatttagaaataAACTCTGAAAGGACCTCTGGCAGAAAGGAATACCAAGAGTGAacaaaccataccttaataaaGATTAATCAatgaaattgaagttaaatACTAGAGAAATTGGTCTTCATCTTCATTCTTTCTTGATTCTTCAGTGGAGGATTTAGGGAAAGAGAAATTAGAGAGAGATGAGAGCCTTTTGGTTTTGTTCTGGGAATTTGGTTTAAGAGATTTAAAATGACTTAACAACTGACCCTTAGTCTATATATAATAACTCCCAAAATTACCCAAAAGAACACTCACTTAATTGGCtcttttttaaagtcaaaatgcTTAAAATACAATTTCAACGAATCTAGGAAGTGGCTACGTCGTGgggctaatttcacattttatttttgaaattcggTTTAGAGAAGTAAGCCTCATGGAGTGCACACCTCGCGAGGCAAAGTTTTCCATCCCACGTGAAGCTGTGCGTCACGCAATGACCTTCAATTCTAGGCTGCCACAAGCTGCTTTGGCATCTTGCTCACAAGGTttaggtcctcctcaagaaccCTTCGggcggtccttggggagtcgttacTTGAAATTTGGATCCTCTATactatattttacctatttaaagtattttttctagttttagacttcatttgacCCTCCTATTCCTTCAGCGAACATAGGGGCGTCAACTAGTTAAATTTAGTTATTTCCGGACGACATGGACGTTTCTTCTTGCCTTGGCTCTAAAATTTCCTAAATAGTTTATAAACATTAATTTAGGATTAGAAATAGTGTTTTAAAGTTTAGTTCATCATGTAAGTCTCTAGATTTTGTCATGGACTTTTGGAGTATTATAATAAGTGAACTCAACCAAGGGCAAGTATTCATCCCAACatcccttgaaatcaattacACAATCCCTAAGAATATCTTCAAGGGTTGGAATAGTGCACtccacttgaccatccgtttgggggtGAAAACCAGTGCCTAACTTAACTTTCGTAGTTAACCCTTTTTTTTGAACGACCTCCAAAATAGAGACGTTAATTTAGCACCTCTATCCAAAATAATGGATAAAGGGATACAATGAAGCCTCACAATCTCATTGATATAGATTCCTGCAAAATCTTTTGCCGAATAAGTAGACTGAACTATGGTAATGTGAGAGGATGTTTTCAACCTATCTAGAAACACCGATGTAGAGTCATTTTGCCTTTATCTCCGAGGAAAACCCactatgaagtccatattaatgtcctCCCTCTTCAaggtaggaacttggatttcttgaagtaaaccacccAACTTTTGGTGCtcgactttcacttgttgacaatttagACACTTTGCAAAAAGTTTCGCTACGTCCCTTTTCATCCatcccaccaaaacacttctctaaggtcatgatacatcttagtagaaCCCAGATGAATTGAATAACGAGAACCATTTGCTTCCTCTAGTATCCGATTTCTCAAATCATCCATATTGGGAGACACAACCTTCCTTGGTACCTCAAAACAACATCCCCcaaaggagaatgactcattaagctttcCAAGAACCGATTCCTTTAACTTCTTCAATGAcggatcaaggtgttgcttagacttcacctcaaccaccaatgACGATtaagagttatgatggaccatgaaaccaccattaGGAGAATCTTCTAATCGGACACCCAAACGAGCCAAACTGTGAACATATTTCACTAGATTTTTGTTGCTCTCCTCAACATGAGAAACACTACCCAtatcatacgacttagagcatccgaaTCATGTTGGCCTTGCTGGAATGGTAGAGAACACTCTTGTTTTCAGGACAAACACCACTGCCtttaactcaagatcatgagttgggtagtacTTCTCATGACCTTAATTTTCCTAGAAACATATGCTATAACCTTTTCGTTTTGCATAAAGACGCAACCCAATCCCACTAAGGATTTATCACAATATACCACGAAACCCTTACTACCCTCCAGTAACATCAACACCTTAGTGGTGGTAAGCCTATCCTTCATGGTTTGGAAGCTTTTTTGACATggctccgaccactcaaattttacattcttttgggtcaaagtagtcaaaagaGATGTAgtggatgcaaaaccatccacaaacctcctataatacCTGGCTAGACCCAGAAACTTCTTATGCAGTTAGAgccaaaggtctaggccaatttttaaCCGCCTCGTTCTTCTTTGGATCACCCTCTAcaccctcactagagatgacaTGACCAAAAAACTCCACCGACCTTAAGCAAAACTCATAATTTatatacttggcaaataattgGTGTTCCTTCAAGACTTGTAACACCACTCTCAAATGATCCATATGATTACCCTCATTCTATAAATACACAAAGATATCGTCTATGAAATAAATCACAAAGGAATCTAGGAAGTTTctaaacaccctattcattaagCCCATAAATGCCACCGGATCAATAGTTAACCGAAAGGACATCACCCTAAGTTAGGAGCGACTCAAGCATATTAGTGACCTAAAGCAAAAATCAAATGGGGCCTTAAACTTTaattgttttaacttttatataattgatttcttctagttttcaattgattatatgtacattcttattttaaattattttttatgagatGTAGTACTCCAAATGtttcaaatttcttctaatagttccttcattttcatgaaaattttactctttctacAAATAGtatgcaatattttttaagaaaatgataaattataacctactattattaaaaatgaggACCCTTAAATTTGGGGTCCTACGGtacatgtctttttttaaaCACCGTCGAGCCACCCCCTGCCCTaaattcatagtgaccatatcttgttcGAAAGGACATTTTGGGGATATCATcatctctcaccctaagtttgtGATATCCCGACCTCAAGTCTattttagaaaagtagcttgcctctcagagttgatcaaacaagttgtcAACCCTGAGGGAGAGGGTAGTTATTCTTAATGGTCACTTTATTATGTTGCCGTTAGTCAATACATATCCTAAGAGACCCATTattcttttcataaataaaattggaGAACCTCATGGggaaatactaggttgaatgaaGCTTTTGTCTCGTAAATCCTTGaattgagccttcaactctttaaaTTCAGCCAGAGCCATCCGATacggaggaattgaaatgggatttgtatccgatAGCAATTCAATACCAAATTTAATTTCCCATTTGGGAGGAATTTTTGGAGGTTTATTAGGAAAGACCTACAGAAACtcactcactacggggactAACTCAAATGGAGGAACTTTGGAGTttaaatctttgactcttaaaatatggtataaacaccctttagagatcatattacaagcttttagacaagaaattATACGATCTCAAGGAATTTAacttccccccttccactctaagacgGGTTCATTAGGAAAGTTAAACTTTAAAACTCCTGTCCTACAACCAATGTAAGAAAAAcaatgcaaccaatccatcccaaaaataaaatcaaaatcaaccatatcaagtcctactaattcaacatgaaTAACTCTATTAGGCAACATTACaagacaatttctatacactcTTTTTGCTACAATCGACTTACCAACCGTGGTAGTCACCATAAATGATTCATTCAAGATATtgggaaaaatatcaaattttatagcTACCAAAGGATTAAAAAATTACAAGGTAGAACCCAGATAAGGTGGTGAATTAGGTGGTGATTCAGGAAGTTTATCTAGGATTGAAACCTAAGAGGAAAGTGTTATGCTTAACTTGTAAGGTTGGTGTTTAATCTTGATGTGCATGAGTTGATGGTAGTTTGAGTTCCTACCTTGTGAGAGGTATAATGGTGGTTTGGAGTATGAGACCTTGAATATTGATTTACCATAAGTGTGGAAGAATGAGTTAAGTAGAATGGCATATAATGTACTTAGTACAAGAGAATCCTCAAGGGTCACTAAGTGGAGTGGTAGCATTGaatgctactctcacattgcactcAGTAAAACCTATCAAGTCTCTTTGGTGTAAGTTAtatctcatattgtcatgtcATCTTGATAAAGTTGCTTGGAAGGTGCATTATGGATGTTTTTTAAGCATGTGACATAGTGATGTTTTAAATTCACTGTAATGAAGTCcaactttttgagaaaattgattttttcatgAGTTACGGTATAAATATGTTATGAGATGATTTTATATGGCATTATACTTGATGTGATCATTCTCTCTTGATTAATTGCTCaaacaatgaaaatttgaagtttgaagCATGGTTAGTGATAATAAAGTGATGTTCACTGTATGTTTTGTGGATTCtgagaaaatttatttttccttttgaagtTTCAATGTATGAAAAAGTGTCGTATATGAACATATTAAATGTTGGAGAAAGTATTTTCTCTATAAAAGAAAGTTAAGGgtgagttttgaaaattttgaagtttgcAAGAGTTGCTTAAGTTGTTAAGTGCTTGAAAGTGTGATATTATTCTTGTTGGTAGTTGGTGATTTGATTTTGAGTGCTTGAGACTTTATTGTAATGTGTTATTTTATGTAAGTGACTCCTTGTTGTTCTTgaagttttagtgtcattcgaggacgaatgttattccaagtaggggagaatgtaacgcctcaaaatgaactaggttaaACTAGAGTTTCGTGactgtttcttgagttaatagCAATTTAAAATTAGTTACTTTAGTGTTCTAAGGAAGTGTAtgaagtttggttaagttttgaggttaaacgtccaagaacgtccatgacatttgtAAGGTGTGACTTAGGTAGCGCTTGTGTGTCTTGAGGTGTTTCAGTGAGCTTTGTGTTCATTTTTCTTGAAACATTCATgagatgttcctaagacctagactacttagtttaggggtttaaccTCCACGAAAAACCCCacataggacccacaaggggccacAGATTAAGGGCCCAAGACTTGGACCAAACAGCTAAAGCAGTGACCAAACAACGACCCTAAGGACAGTCTGTTGGTCCACCAATGGTACGTAGACCTAGGGCATCGATTTGAACTGAAATTTAAGATTGAAAGGATCCATTTTGAGGTAAGTGTAAACCTACAAAACCTCACCGACGGTCCGTTGTTGCAAAGACGGTCCGTTGGTTAGGTCTCgtctgggggggggggggcaaaaCTGTTAAGTGGCAGCCTTGCCTTTGGGTGTTTAATAAATTCATACCAAGTATTTTATAACCCTAGGACGTTAGTTTTAGTGTTTATTAggtatattcaaattttataaaccCTATGAACTCATTTTAGACCCCTCTTCCTAAAAAccaaaacccctctctcttagaagactctctcaagtctccatggaagctagaagtcaagaagtgcTAGAAGGGCTGTTGGTGGTCGTTTATCCATCAAAATATTTGGTATTTCTTCAATgagaggtatggtatccatccttaaactctctttcattcaaggagtcccttcaaactaattttcaaaagggattttcaaccctagtttttactatcttcaactctaaatatgggtcttgcatgaaaacgtttctaatgaattaataatgatattttttaatgttagtTGATGATCTAAAGgttaaaacttcaatgaaatcatgttaaagctTTTCATCTAGTGTTGTCTTAAGAAATAGGTTAAATTAGCATGAACTGGTAGTCTTTGAACTTCGGTTTGTTATTGTGGTTAACGTTGTTTAGATACTGCCTAAAGggctttattttaattaaatattgagaaaaatgtCATAGGTGATGAAAGCTCggattaaagggtaagttggttatgttgtttactttcaatttcaaaaatgttctttagtggtatggtccacttacttggtggcggtgtttattttaattgtatgaATGGGAAGTTactaaattattgtaaataagGAGATCAAGtcttgttatgtgaagtaagatgataaataagttattcttgttaaatgtgcCTTATGAAGTGATTAAGTGAAGTAGACTAGAGTGTATTCTTGaatgaagttattcttgttaatttcTTTATGAAACTTGTATTAAAAGTATGTTAAGGATTAAGCATAAAAgacttatatgatgatatgaagcATGTAAGATGTGTGATGTGATAAATAAAGGCCTAAGCATGTATAGAATTTAAACGTAGATGAAATGAAGCTTATGTGCAAGGGGTGatcacatatacacacacactcacacttgaatgaacaAATGAAGATAAGTTAAGTTctaaaggggagttttgggttgaaaactcttcatgagttgagatgaagtgtttagtggCAACCCCGCTACATCCTATAAGCTGTCCAAGATAGGTTAGAGGATAAATGGCCTTCGTGAGTTGCGATGTGGTGTTTAGTAGTTATCCTTAACTCATAGTTTTAAAGTGTTTAGAATCCGTTGGGGTTATGTCTAGCACGatgaggatatgaagaagaggttgttacacttcatgagttgagatgttggattccaatgtacctcttgaaaTGAGTACTCCTCTTGAGTAAAGAATGagtacttagtagcaatctccttatcccttaactgtgagcccacataggtgtagctattgggaaaaccatttaaaagctaaaaagaatgaccttactctaggggTTAATGTCGAGATTCCATGTCTtgatctcatggtctatgtcggttaagctaaccCTCCATAAaagaattgaatgaactaaatcttctaaaaaaatgtactactcagggtaggttgtggtatgggacgctatctactcattgcactagcTAGGATATTCCAAAAGGGAAGACTTGGTGCCAaacttctaaaagaatgtactagtTAGGGTAGGTTGTGGTGTGGGACGCTATCTAAGGGTTCTCATTTTTCATAATAGTAGGttataatatcatttttaataaaatattgcaTACTATTTGTAAAAAGAGTAAACTTTGCATGAAAATGAAggaattattagaagaaatttgacaCATTTGGAGTACTACatctcataaaaataatttaaaataagaatggtCATATAATCAGTTGATAActagaaaaaatcaattatataaaagttattaacaatttaaaGTTTAAGGCCCCGTTTGATTTTTGCTTTAGGTCACTAATA
Proteins encoded in this region:
- the LOC138349043 gene encoding uncharacterized protein, coding for MGKELQNLKANSQQHDSKNAELRRSADGKKPELEGDVGKLHKTHDNVCLNAATASTSTTKGASGIRYTNLNMNKIFDKPFIPKNQKDSLFIPPQIHTYSESLHQDKKAYNHITRSYIENLYKIQNYLNSTPRSPTTKDPNTDFITQKLQGYNKLIAQPGTNANLVKTCYSYGLLNTVYTQTGDEISTIPELYKAFMNYKRITKGTLFYIKFYSAPAEILFDEIKPIIQVIKIGLTRDMIIPEDIGIQQEIQKIEIPEFYANKRVIGIATILNELTNNYLNGNSVWSYYVREQVMIYSNSKEIREQDMEEIRQWILSLLKPEQKPTTRALRKGFISEELLTRYCKIIGQKYPDHICSKCQGEDNVIPDVQIE